In Xiphophorus hellerii strain 12219 chromosome 13, Xiphophorus_hellerii-4.1, whole genome shotgun sequence, the following proteins share a genomic window:
- the c1galt1a gene encoding glycoprotein-N-acetylgalactosamine 3-beta-galactosyltransferase 1: MRPIGVTFTIGLIFGYLSLRLLLTSMFSIELVSDSVKNEKNQLHAYNIHTEASQKNSSAENPPNSARILCWIMTGPRNLESRTKHVKQTWGKHCHHILYMSSVKTDFPTVEMNVSEGRENLYWKTIRALQYIHQHHQDQANWFLKADDDTFVVIENLQYILSKLDPEKPLYLGRRFKPFISQGYMSGGAGYVLSKEALRRFVEGFQTGQCTHFSTIEDMALGKCMETMKVEPVDTRDVKGRQTFHAFPLDHYVIRQLPRPRPWHMIYDYYEPNEGPNCCSDFIVSFHYIYAVQQYVLEYFTYHLRPYGYSYRFRPDEIVEANNKTNKGG, from the exons ATGAGGCCTATAGGTGTGACGTTCACCATTGGATTGATTTTTGGATATTTGTCTCTTCGTTTGCTGCTGACCTCCATGTTTTCAATAGAGCTGGTCTCAGACTCAgtgaagaatgaaaaaaatcaacttcatgCTTACAACATACACACAG aGGCAAGTCAGAAAAACAGCTCTGCAGAGAATCCCCCTAACTCGGCACGGATCTTGTGTTGGATTATGACGGGACCCAGGAACCTGGAATCACGGACCAAACATGTCAAGCAAACATGGGGCAAGCATTGCCACCACATTCTGTACATGAGTTCAGTGAAGACAGACTTCCCAACTGTGGAGATGAACGTGAGTGAAGGGAGGGAAAACCTGTACTGGAAAACCATCAGAGCACTCCAGTACATCCACCAGCACCATCAGGACCAAGCCAACTGGTTCCTGAAAGCCGATGATGATACGTTTGTGGTCATAGAGAACCTGCAGTACATCTTATCCAAGCTTGACCCAGAAAAACCTTTGTACCTTGGTCGAAGGTTTAAGCCTTTCATCAGCCAAGGCTACATGAGTGGAGGAGCAGGTTACGTCCTGAGCAAAGAAGCACTGAGGAGATTCGTCGAAGGGTTTCAAACAGGACAGTGTACTCACTTCTCCACAATAGAAGACATGGCTCTGGGGAAATGTATGGAGACGATGAAGGTGGAGCCAGTGGACACCAGGGACGTGAAGGGCAGGCAAACATTCCACGCTTTTCCTCTAGACCATTACGTCATACGACAACTACCAAGACCTCGGCCATGGCATATGATCTACGACTACTATGAGCCAAATGAG GGTCCAAACTGCTGCTCAGATTTTATTGTATCTTTTCACTACATTTATGCTGTTCAGCAGTATGTGCTGGAGTATTTTACCTACCATCTGCGACCCTATGGATACTCATATAGATTCAGGCCTGATGAAATAGTGGAAGCGAACAACAAAACCAATAAAGGAGGATGA
- the sdhaf3 gene encoding succinate dehydrogenase assembly factor 3, mitochondrial has product MAASAHVSTIRSLYKRILVLHRFLPIHLRALGDQYVKEEFRRHKSAAPEEVKSFLTEWENYKNTLQAQVLESAGRQRGAVTFGADLPEETLGQFQDEQIGQLYELMLESTKPNKQFDIHEDSR; this is encoded by the exons atggCGGCGTCTGCTCACGTCTCCACCATCCGCTCCCTGTACAAGAGGATCCTGGTCCTGCACCGCTTCCTGCCCATCCACCTGAGGGCCCTGGGAGACCAGTACGTGAAGGAAGAGTTCAGGAGACACAAGAGCGCAGCTCCAGAGGAGGTGAAGAGCTTCCTGACGGAGTGGGAG AACTACAAGAACACCCTGCAGGCCCAGGTTCTGGAGTCAGCAGGGAGGCAGCGTGGCGCCGTGACGTTCGGGGCTGACCTGCCTGAAGAGACTCTCGGTCAGTTCCAGGACGAACAGATCGGCCAGCTGTACGAACTCATGCTGGAGTCCACCAAACCCAACAAACAGTTCGACATCCATGAGGACAGCCGGTGA